In Tepidanaerobacter syntrophicus, the following are encoded in one genomic region:
- a CDS encoding oxaloacetate decarboxylase subunit alpha: protein MKLQQKQVRITDTILRDAHQSLVATRMKTDEMLPVAEKLDKVGYYSLEMWGGATFDTCIRFLNEDPWDRLRKLRKAIKNTPLQMLLRGQNLLGYHHYPDDVVELFIKKSVENGINIIRIFDALNDIRNLEKSIEVTKRVGAHAQGTVVYTISPVHNNEYYVSMAKELEKLGVDSICIKDMAGLLAPYDAYELVSKLKKEVSVPIQLHSHYTSGMASMSYLKAIEAGVDIIDTALSPFALGTSQPPTETMIAVLRNTPYDTKLDLEYISSISDYFKEVRSHYKIDSIITMVDTMVLNYQIPGGMLSNLTSQLKEQNALDKLPEVLKEVPRVREDLGYPPLVTPTSQIVGTQAVVNVITGERYKVVINEVKNYVKGLYGRPPAPIKEEIKKKIIGDEEVIECRPADLLEPALDKYRKEISYYMEQEEDVLTYALFPQIALKFFQERQAKKYKIDSNLVQKDKFDVYPV from the coding sequence ATTAAATTGCAGCAAAAGCAAGTTAGAATAACCGACACCATCTTAAGAGATGCTCATCAATCCCTTGTAGCAACTAGAATGAAAACAGACGAGATGCTGCCGGTAGCTGAAAAGCTTGATAAAGTTGGTTATTATTCTCTTGAAATGTGGGGCGGAGCTACCTTTGATACATGTATTCGCTTTTTAAACGAAGATCCATGGGATAGGCTTCGAAAATTGAGAAAGGCCATCAAGAATACCCCACTGCAGATGCTTCTTAGAGGTCAAAACCTTTTAGGTTATCATCATTACCCTGATGATGTTGTAGAGTTATTTATAAAAAAATCAGTTGAAAATGGTATAAATATCATTCGTATATTTGACGCATTAAATGATATACGAAACTTAGAAAAATCAATTGAGGTAACTAAGCGAGTGGGGGCACACGCTCAGGGAACAGTTGTTTATACTATAAGTCCTGTTCACAATAATGAGTATTATGTAAGCATGGCAAAGGAGTTAGAAAAATTAGGCGTTGACTCCATATGTATTAAAGACATGGCAGGCCTTTTGGCTCCATATGATGCTTATGAGCTGGTTTCCAAGCTAAAAAAGGAAGTAAGTGTCCCAATTCAACTTCACAGCCATTATACCAGCGGCATGGCTTCTATGAGTTATCTCAAGGCTATCGAAGCCGGAGTAGATATAATAGATACGGCTTTATCGCCATTTGCTCTTGGCACATCCCAACCCCCAACGGAAACCATGATAGCAGTGTTGAGAAACACACCCTACGATACAAAGCTTGATCTAGAGTATATTTCCAGTATTTCGGATTATTTTAAAGAAGTTAGAAGCCATTATAAAATCGACAGCATTATAACAATGGTGGATACAATGGTGCTCAATTATCAAATACCGGGCGGTATGCTTTCTAATTTAACCAGCCAATTAAAGGAACAAAATGCTTTAGATAAACTTCCTGAAGTGCTAAAAGAGGTACCGCGTGTAAGGGAAGATTTGGGCTATCCTCCGCTAGTCACACCTACAAGCCAAATAGTTGGCACGCAAGCAGTTGTCAATGTTATTACCGGGGAACGTTACAAAGTAGTTATAAATGAAGTTAAAAATTACGTAAAAGGGCTTTACGGCAGACCGCCGGCACCAATAAAAGAAGAAATAAAGAAGAAAATAATAGGAGATGAAGAAGTAATTGAGTGCCGACCTGCAGACTTGTTAGAACCGGCTTTAGATAAATACCGCAAAGAAATTTCCTATTATATGGAGCAAGAAGAAGATGTTTTGACATATGCATTATTCCCGCAAATTGCCCTTAAGTTTTTTCAAGAGCGTCAAGCCAAAAAATATAAAATTGACAGTAACCTAGTTCAAAAAGATAAATTTGACGTATATCCTGTATGA
- a CDS encoding sodium ion-translocating decarboxylase subunit beta, translating to MDVLDKAINFFAGTGYANLTFQQAIMIGIACFLLYLAIGKKYEPLLLVPISFGMLLANIPQANLMAKGNFLYWIYRGVELDIYPPLIFMGVGAMTDFGPLIAYPQSLLLGAAAQFGVFTSFLGAALLGFNFKEAASIGIIGGADGPTAIFLTSKLAPHLLGAVAISAYSYMALVPIIQPPIMRALTTKKEREVTMEQLRPVSKIEKIVFPIVVTILAGFLVPSAAALIGCLMLGNLFRECGVVDRLSKTTQNELINIVTIFLGVTVGATANAENFLRWETIKILLLGLAAFAVGTAAGILFGKLMYIFSGGKVNPLIGSAGVSAVPMAARVSQVVAQEEKPGNFILMHAMGPNVAGVIGTAIAAGILLSLYGG from the coding sequence ATGGATGTGCTTGATAAAGCAATAAATTTTTTTGCCGGAACCGGCTATGCAAACCTAACCTTTCAGCAAGCCATAATGATAGGGATAGCATGTTTTTTGCTCTATCTCGCCATAGGAAAAAAATATGAGCCGCTTCTTCTAGTGCCGATAAGCTTTGGAATGCTGCTTGCCAATATCCCTCAGGCAAATCTTATGGCAAAAGGCAACTTTCTTTATTGGATTTATAGAGGGGTGGAACTTGATATATATCCGCCGCTAATATTTATGGGAGTAGGTGCTATGACAGACTTCGGCCCGCTTATAGCATATCCCCAAAGTCTGCTGCTTGGAGCTGCTGCCCAGTTCGGCGTTTTTACGAGCTTTTTAGGTGCCGCGCTTTTGGGCTTTAATTTTAAAGAGGCTGCTTCCATAGGAATAATAGGTGGAGCAGATGGTCCTACAGCTATATTTCTTACAAGTAAGCTTGCTCCTCATCTCCTTGGAGCTGTAGCAATATCCGCTTACTCCTATATGGCTCTCGTGCCTATAATCCAGCCGCCTATTATGCGCGCCCTTACCACAAAGAAAGAGCGGGAAGTTACTATGGAACAGTTAAGACCTGTATCTAAAATTGAAAAAATCGTGTTCCCAATAGTAGTTACAATACTTGCCGGCTTTTTGGTTCCAAGCGCTGCAGCGCTTATCGGCTGCTTAATGTTAGGTAATCTTTTTAGAGAGTGTGGCGTAGTCGATAGATTGTCAAAGACCACGCAAAATGAACTTATAAATATTGTTACAATATTTTTAGGTGTGACTGTAGGCGCTACAGCAAACGCCGAAAATTTTCTCAGATGGGAAACTATCAAAATATTATTACTCGGACTTGCCGCTTTTGCAGTAGGAACTGCAGCGGGTATCCTTTTCGGAAAGCTTATGTACATTTTTTCAGGTGGAAAAGTAAATCCTTTGATTGGCTCCGCCGGAGTTTCAGCTGTGCCTATGGCGGCTAGAGTATCTCAGGTTGTGGCTCAAGAAGAAAAACCCGGTAATTTTATTTTGATGCATGCTATGGGACCGAATGTGGCAGGAGTTATAGGAACTGCAATTGCCGCAGGAATACTGCTTTCATTATATGGTGGATAA
- a CDS encoding biotin/lipoyl-containing protein, whose protein sequence is MKKYKITVEGKTYEVEVEEVGVKNVQDELGNKKQESINTAQISQETAKPKAKPASSKASGAQKIVAPMPGTILSIKKKPGDVIKKGDVVMVLEAMKMENEILAPEDGTVVSIDVVEGSSVNTGDLLATFE, encoded by the coding sequence ATGAAAAAATATAAGATAACTGTCGAAGGAAAGACTTACGAAGTTGAAGTCGAGGAAGTGGGCGTAAAAAATGTTCAAGATGAGCTAGGAAACAAAAAGCAAGAATCTATTAATACAGCACAAATATCTCAAGAAACAGCTAAACCTAAAGCCAAGCCCGCTTCTTCAAAAGCCTCAGGCGCACAAAAAATAGTGGCTCCAATGCCAGGCACCATCCTATCTATTAAGAAAAAACCCGGTGATGTGATAAAAAAAGGTGATGTAGTTATGGTGCTTGAAGCCATGAAAATGGAAAATGAAATCCTGGCTCCGGAAGATGGTACAGTAGTCTCCATTGACGTAGTGGAAGGCTCATCAGTAAATACCGGTGATCTACTTGCAACTTTTGAATAA
- a CDS encoding OadG family protein, translating to MTTLQIITESLKTTLFGMGLVILTLYVLSIILQLSRIVFYPAASLKRAKISQIEASAEVKEENFVDEVINGKTQSENLQDDSELIAIITAAVAAYLETSTINLKVNSIRQIHQKSPVWAVTSRIENTRSHIVHDIKKGEICK from the coding sequence ATGACGACTTTACAAATAATTACTGAATCTTTAAAAACCACGCTATTCGGCATGGGCCTTGTAATACTTACGCTCTATGTATTATCGATTATTTTACAGCTTTCGAGGATAGTTTTTTACCCTGCAGCAAGTTTAAAAAGGGCAAAAATTTCTCAGATAGAAGCATCTGCCGAGGTAAAAGAGGAGAATTTTGTCGATGAAGTTATTAATGGCAAAACACAATCTGAGAATCTGCAAGATGATTCCGAGCTTATCGCAATAATTACTGCTGCAGTTGCTGCTTATTTGGAAACTTCCACCATAAACCTTAAGGTAAATTCAATACGCCAGATTCATCAAAAATCCCCAGTATGGGCTGTAACTTCTCGAATCGAGAACACAAGAAGCCACATAGTCCATGACATAAAGAAAGGAGAAATCTGCAAATGA
- a CDS encoding acyl-CoA carboxylase subunit beta yields the protein MENIEAKIKALEQKRKEIEAGGGEKRIQKQHESGKLTARERIEKLLDKDSFVEIDAFVEHRSIQFGMQNTKVPAEGVVTGYGTIDGRLVFVFAQDFTTMGGSLGEMHAAKICKVMDMAQKTGAPFIGLNDSGGARIQEGVDALKGFGEIFYRNTMSSGVIPQLSVILGPCAGGAVYSPALTDFVFMVSGISKMFITGPQVIKAVTGEEVSDEELGGAAAHSQKSGVAHFISSSEEECFEQIKKLLSYIPSNNLEDPPYKKTDDPSTRMVPELNDIIPIDPNKPYDIKDIIRHIVDDQEFLEVQPMYAQNIVTCFARLAGHSVGIIANQPRYLAGCLDIDASDKASRFIRFCDAFNIPLITFTDTPGYLPGVAQEQGGIIRHGAKLLYAYSEASVPKLTVITRKAYGGAYIAMCSRHLGADQVFAWPTAEIAVMGPDGAANIIFKKEIESSDDPIETRNQKIEEYRNNFANPFQAASRGYVDDVIAPAATRTKLISALEMLISKAETRPAKKHGNIPV from the coding sequence ATGGAAAACATTGAAGCAAAAATCAAGGCGCTTGAGCAAAAACGAAAAGAAATAGAAGCAGGTGGTGGGGAAAAACGCATACAAAAACAGCATGAAAGCGGTAAGCTTACTGCAAGAGAAAGAATAGAGAAACTTTTAGACAAAGACAGTTTTGTCGAAATTGATGCATTTGTTGAACACCGCTCTATTCAATTCGGCATGCAAAATACTAAAGTTCCTGCAGAAGGTGTTGTCACAGGCTACGGAACAATTGACGGACGATTGGTTTTTGTATTTGCTCAGGACTTTACAACAATGGGCGGATCCCTTGGAGAAATGCATGCGGCAAAGATTTGCAAAGTAATGGATATGGCTCAAAAGACAGGGGCACCCTTTATCGGTCTTAACGATTCCGGAGGTGCAAGGATTCAGGAAGGTGTAGATGCGTTAAAGGGATTTGGGGAGATCTTTTACCGAAACACTATGTCTTCAGGCGTTATACCTCAGCTTTCCGTAATATTAGGTCCATGTGCAGGCGGCGCCGTATATTCTCCCGCCCTTACAGACTTTGTGTTTATGGTTTCAGGTATAAGCAAAATGTTTATAACGGGCCCCCAGGTAATAAAGGCAGTAACAGGAGAAGAAGTAAGTGATGAAGAATTGGGAGGTGCTGCGGCTCACAGCCAAAAAAGCGGCGTCGCACACTTTATAAGCAGTAGTGAAGAGGAATGCTTTGAACAAATAAAAAAACTTCTATCATACATACCTTCCAACAATCTAGAGGATCCTCCTTATAAGAAAACAGATGATCCTTCAACGCGGATGGTGCCAGAATTAAACGATATAATACCGATAGATCCAAATAAGCCTTACGACATCAAGGATATAATAAGACATATAGTTGATGATCAAGAGTTTCTTGAAGTTCAGCCGATGTATGCTCAAAACATCGTAACATGTTTTGCAAGGCTTGCAGGCCACAGTGTGGGGATTATTGCAAATCAGCCTCGCTATCTTGCTGGATGCCTTGATATAGATGCATCAGATAAAGCTTCGAGGTTTATTCGTTTTTGTGATGCATTTAATATACCCCTCATTACTTTTACTGATACTCCCGGCTATCTTCCTGGCGTTGCCCAAGAACAAGGAGGAATTATAAGGCATGGGGCAAAACTTTTATATGCATATTCAGAAGCCTCTGTTCCAAAGCTTACTGTTATCACCAGAAAGGCTTATGGCGGTGCGTATATAGCTATGTGTTCCAGACATCTTGGAGCAGATCAAGTGTTTGCATGGCCTACTGCCGAAATAGCAGTAATGGGTCCTGACGGAGCTGCAAATATAATATTTAAAAAAGAAATTGAAAGCTCTGATGATCCCATTGAAACAAGGAATCAGAAAATAGAAGAATATAGGAATAACTTTGCAAATCCATTCCAAGCTGCATCTCGGGGTTATGTAGATGATGTAATAGCTCCTGCTGCAACCAGAACAAAACTTATATCAGCTCTAGAAATGCTAATATCAAAAGCTGAGACAAGGCCGGCCAAAAAACACGGCAATATTCCTGTATAA
- the mce gene encoding methylmalonyl-CoA epimerase: MIEKIDHIGIAVSNIQDAAKFYTEALGLKVSEIETVEEQKVKTVGILLGDTRIELLEPLGAEGPIAKFIEKRGEGIQHIALKVDDIKAQLDDLKQKGIRLIDEEPKMGAGGAKIAFIHPKSTNGILIELCER, encoded by the coding sequence ATGATAGAAAAAATTGACCATATCGGCATAGCAGTAAGCAATATACAAGATGCAGCAAAATTTTACACAGAAGCTCTAGGCCTTAAAGTCTCTGAAATTGAAACAGTTGAGGAACAGAAAGTAAAAACTGTAGGGATTTTATTAGGCGATACGCGTATAGAGCTTTTGGAGCCATTGGGCGCCGAAGGCCCCATTGCTAAATTTATAGAAAAGCGCGGTGAGGGCATTCAACATATAGCTTTAAAAGTTGATGATATAAAAGCACAGTTAGATGATTTAAAGCAAAAAGGTATCCGCCTGATAGATGAAGAACCAAAAATGGGAGCAGGCGGTGCTAAAATTGCATTTATTCATCCTAAAAGCACAAATGGCATTTTAATCGAATTATGCGAACGATAA
- the meaB gene encoding methylmalonyl Co-A mutase-associated GTPase MeaB: MDIVDGILKKDKRSIAKAITLIESEPEKAFDILKEIYRFTGKALVLGVTGPPGAGKSTLICQLAKRLREKNKTVGILAVDPTSPFTGGAILGDRIRMQELTKDEGVYIRSMGTRGRLGGLAQACFDAVKILDAAGMDYIIVETVGVGQSEVDIISLADIVVLVLVPGMGDEVQVIKAGIMEIGDIFVVNKADLDGADRLVSQIKMNLELSHAKNSFVPPILKTIAHTAFGIEELELAINQVYNILMGTNMLYGRRKDHLKQELQELVYEIYIDKIKNRFSAELEVFAEKILKRETDPYSAAHIILSRMEGEYSNDRKN, translated from the coding sequence ATGGATATAGTAGATGGAATTTTAAAAAAAGATAAGCGAAGTATTGCAAAAGCAATTACTCTCATAGAAAGCGAGCCTGAAAAGGCTTTTGATATATTAAAAGAAATATATAGATTTACCGGAAAAGCTTTGGTTTTAGGAGTAACCGGTCCTCCCGGCGCCGGTAAAAGTACATTGATATGCCAGCTTGCAAAAAGGTTGCGAGAAAAAAATAAAACAGTTGGGATTCTTGCAGTAGACCCTACCAGTCCTTTTACGGGAGGCGCAATCCTAGGAGACAGAATAAGAATGCAGGAACTTACAAAAGATGAAGGGGTATATATTAGGAGCATGGGCACCAGAGGAAGACTTGGCGGGCTTGCCCAGGCCTGTTTTGACGCAGTAAAAATCCTTGATGCTGCCGGAATGGATTATATAATAGTAGAAACGGTGGGTGTCGGACAGTCAGAAGTAGATATAATAAGTCTAGCTGATATCGTAGTATTAGTGCTTGTGCCGGGAATGGGCGATGAAGTCCAAGTAATAAAAGCGGGTATCATGGAAATCGGAGATATATTTGTAGTAAATAAAGCAGATTTAGATGGGGCAGACCGCCTTGTAAGCCAAATAAAAATGAACCTTGAACTTTCTCATGCTAAAAATTCTTTTGTTCCTCCAATTTTAAAGACTATTGCCCATACCGCCTTTGGAATAGAGGAGCTTGAGCTTGCCATAAACCAAGTATATAATATACTAATGGGCACAAACATGCTTTATGGCAGGCGTAAAGACCATTTAAAACAGGAGCTTCAAGAATTAGTCTATGAGATTTATATAGATAAAATTAAAAATAGATTTTCTGCGGAACTTGAGGTATTTGCTGAAAAAATATTAAAAAGAGAAACTGATCCTTATTCGGCAGCTCATATCATATTATCAAGAATGGAGGGAGAATATTCTAATGATAGAAAAAATTGA
- a CDS encoding cobalamin B12-binding domain-containing protein, with the protein MASSKPIRVLVAKPGLDGHDRGAKVVARALRDAGMEVIYTGLRQTPEQIVESAIQEDVDVIGLSILSGAHNVIFPRIMELLKEKNALDIMVIAGGVIPAEDIPYLKEIGIKEIFTPGTPTSKIVEFIKDNVKKD; encoded by the coding sequence TTGGCAAGTTCAAAACCCATACGGGTCCTAGTAGCAAAACCCGGTCTTGATGGCCATGACAGGGGAGCAAAGGTTGTTGCACGAGCACTCCGCGACGCAGGTATGGAGGTTATTTATACAGGCCTTAGGCAAACTCCCGAACAAATAGTAGAATCTGCTATCCAAGAAGATGTAGATGTCATAGGGCTTTCGATCCTTTCCGGTGCTCACAACGTTATTTTCCCTCGCATAATGGAGCTTTTAAAAGAAAAGAATGCTCTTGACATTATGGTTATTGCAGGTGGTGTTATACCTGCAGAAGATATTCCCTACCTAAAGGAAATAGGCATCAAAGAAATATTTACTCCAGGCACACCTACCTCTAAAATAGTAGAGTTTATTAAAGATAATGTTAAAAAAGATTAG